CGCAACGTGACTTCGTACGTGACGACATAAGGCTGCTGTGCGGGCGGGTTTGATGCCTATGACGTGTGGACTGACGTCATAGGTCAGGGTCTTTATTTGCTCGTTCTTTTTCCCTGAACGTCACTTCGCAGTTGTTCCTCGCAGAGCCTGTTGTTCTCACACAAAACCTTAATCTCACCTTCACACCTTACCAACAATCATGTCCAGTAAACAGAGTTCACCAACCGCAGAGACCCAGACCATTTCGGAGAGATCGGATTTCAAGGAACCAGCCGACGGTACAACTTGTGAGCAGAAGAAGACTCAAGGGTTGATGGGAAAAATCaggacatttttcagaaatgtcactGGAAAACGTTCCTCAAAGGTGGCTCCACTGATAGTCCAGGAACAACAGGAAACGTCTCTGAATGAAAAGATGGAGATCCAGGCGGAAGATGTTGACGACCTTTCAGACACTACAGGATGTGTAGCTGAGGCTCAGCCGGCCAAAGACCAGAACAAAACTACGACCACGGCAGCTGTTGTTCTTCTAGATGACCAGGGAACCACAGATATTCACAGGGAGGAGCCTGAGGTGGATCTAATCTCATCCGCTGAGCCCATCCATCCTCTCCATGATGCAGACGTGGAGAACTCTGTACCAGAGAGTCAGTCAACTGAAGATCCACAGGAACAAGAAGGGCGGTCAGAGATGGATGAAGTATCACCCACTGAAGCCTTGTCTGATCCAGAGATTTTGTTGACTGAAAATCTGATAGAAAACAACTCAGAACCGGAGTCCAGCTCTGATGATGGCTCTGACGATTCCTCATCTGCCTTCACTCCTTCTGTGATGGAGTGGGACAGTCGGACGTTGCCTTCTTCAGTGCTGGACGATGACGGCAATGAGGAGTTAACAGGTTCCCACGTTTGCTCTgaagaggaaaggaaggaaatgGTCTCACATCTCCCTGGATTCACAGATTCCTATCCAGCTCAACATTTTATCTGTGAGGGAATGATTCCTGGTGAGCTGGACCTGTATGAACCAGAAACGGAGACCATCAGCCAGTCAGAGGAAGACCAGGAGTCTGAAGAGgtggagaggagaaaaacagcCCTGCGGAGCCTGGTCAGAGACGTGATCACCATGATTATTGATAAGTCTGGACAGAGGGACTACCCTCCAGAGGAACACAAGGCCATCTGCGATAGACTCTTTGATAAACTCTGGGCTGAATCCCAACACACAGACCAAAACATGAGCCCAGACACGATTAGACGCCAGGGGAAGCTGATCTATAAGGACCTGCTGAAGGGCTGCAGCAAGCCAGAGatgatcctcctcctcctgcaggcAGGGACGCCGATACTGGAGAGAAACGTCCTGACTACCATGAAAAACCGACTGCAGCCTCGGTGGAAGATGATCAGCGCCATTAAAAAGGCTTTCAGGGAAGCGGTAGAGAACCTCCGAGAGAACCAACACAGGCTTTACATGTGGCTGTAAATGAATTACAGCCACATGTAAAGCCAGAAACGGAAGAAAAATCAGTatagttgctttttattttatttcccattgatttttctctctctttcaacTCCACCGGTGTCCATTATGATGCGTTTATATGGCAGCCTGGAGCCCCACTTTTGATTGACAGCGCATTCGAGCAGTAATGTTTTGAAATGGATTTTCCTGAGCCAATAATATCCAGAGAGCGATTTGAGCTCATGTTGACATGCCTGGGTTctttctggaatatttctgacGGCTCAACTCGGAGTCAGGCTCTGTGCCCCTCATGCCTACCGGTGTTTACAGGACGGTTTCTCCCCAACGGAGAGCCATGGAGAGTAGTTAGCTCATTTTGACACGTTATCAGAACGTGTCAAAGCTGGACCTGTTTCTTCAACAGAACTTCAACACGACGCCCTGGACGGGATAATTATGGCCGTATCAGGAGGGGGGAGGAGGTCTGACTCTACACCAACCGCCTCTCCGTCCGTCCTCCGCTCTGACGGTGGCAGCAACCTGCTAAACTTTCCCGTGTTCTCAAATCCTAAACTTGACagatatttataaattattagtaATTTTCAGTAATGtttgttattcatttttaattgtcattttatacatgtttagtaattaagtcattttatatctgttcatgtttagtagtttaaaaagtctcaaataggaagaactgatcagactgaaatctgattttctaaaaatgattttgtgcaaaaattgCAATAACCAGGTTTTGTTTAGGCCACAGACATATTCTAACCTGTTTAAGAGACACCAACATGTTTGTTGTAGTTTCTGGCAGCCTTTCTAGGAGTAAATGATTTCTGTCCCTCTAGTACTCACACCGCCCTCTGACAAGATGGCACCCTGGGCAAAGAGCCACTCCAAACATAATAGAAACTGCTTGcaatagatggaaaaaaatactcTTCTGTGCAACATTAAAGGCTGAAAAATACCTTAAttttagtcaaagtccagacccatATGGACTTTAGTACCAATGGTGATAAAAATGGTTTGTGTTGCAGGAGCTCAACTGATGTCTTTCAAAAGACGTGCAGCTGTTAGTGGATTGTTTTATGACGGAGGATTACCactgtgttaaataaaaacagtaaaatttatttatttatttattatctttattcatttcattcaatacaaataaaaaaaatttttaatacaaggaaaaaaaaaaaaataattttaaaaaaatgaaatgaaaggtagcagaaagaagaaaataatcttataaTATCTGCCCCTTTTTCTCAACTAtggatcaaaaacaaaaaaacaaacaagaaaaaaaaaaaactaaaaatttttttttgatttgtcttatgtgacaaaaaaaagaaacaaaggaagaCCAAAAAAACAAGGTCAATCATCAATCTCAACTGAACAATACTATACTTTGACTTTATACTATTTCATacttcttcaaaaaaacaatctttaacattcttttaaacatgtgtaatgatttagcatttttaacatCGTTTTGCAGGTCGTTCCACAGTTTGACTCCTTGTATCGAAGTACATCGTTCTTTCAAACAAGTTCTGAATTTAGGTTTCTTAAAAATCTGTGTCCCCTTAAGGTTATAaccactctctctcttttcaaaatttttttggatgtttaaggGTAATGTTTTTAGGTGTGCCTTATACAtaaccaacaaaatattataatcaACTAAATCAttgaatttcaaaaacctcaaattacaaaataatgtattcgttggatatttaacatgttttcgAGCAATAACTCTTATTGcccttttttgcaaaacaaaaacagattttatactCGTATAACATGCCTTTCCCCATACCTCAACACAATAAACCAAGTGTGGAACAATTAGTGCATTATACAACATAAATAGTGCATGATCATTCAGAAAATCCCGTACTTTATAAAGCACGGGATataaaattaggaaaataaagtcataatacaaTATTAAGCTAATTACGagtaaatttataaaatgtgtttattctcatattatttggactttatttcataatattatgtctttattgtcttgttttctatattttcctTAGCCTGTTCCTACTTTGTCATAATCTTTAGCTCTGAGGTGCTGAATAAAAAATTCACACTtgagttttcatgtttttatttgtgaaatctttttaaaaaccatcACTTTTTGATTCTCTTTTCcacaaaatcccagtaaaacctTCCTCACATAATGACTGGCGAGTTTTAAATCCTCTTGCCTGTAAACCTGCTGACAGGTTTCACTCCGCTGGACCTCGTGATAACCCTGCACATTCACCGAACcctttagtgataaataaaataattttttttccaaattcaagacataggtatgaactcacagcaagttactGTCATGTTGAGTCTATATttctagcccacatgcagaacacgaCACAGTAGAGCAATATATAGTGCAAGTGAATTTATTACAACAGCAATATTTGAATGCACTGAAGGTAACGGGTCTATCCAGGGGGGAAAGGCTCACGGAGTGGTCGGCACACTATAAAGAACACAGCAAGGAGACGGTGAGTTCACAGGGTGTAGGAGACGGGAGTGATGACAGTAAATTGGAATAATCTTAATAGTTGAACAGGAGTTTGTAGATTTGGAGGGATAACTGCAGTGCTCGGAGTCCTTGTTTCCTTGTGGTCCAGGAGGAACAGCGCTTAGCCACAGAGATCCAGAAGGCTGCGAGGGAGTGTTGtcggagggcggacaggtaggTTCAGGCAGAACAGAGACAGAGGAGCGGCACGACTGCCAGCCGGAGGAGGTGAGTCTGGaaactcgggcaaccagtgggtatgTTCCACAGCGTCACGAGGGAGGTCTAGTATAGGAAGCCAGGGGGAATCGTCACGAGGAGAATCCGGGACGTCTCAGGGAAAACACCTGAAGGCAGGAGACAACAAGGAGAATCACTAAGTGATCAGACACCGAGGAGAAAACAGAGACTAGCTCAAGGGGGCTCAGAGGTACCGTTACTGGCAGTCAGCTCCTCTTGTACACCTTGCCTGATGAGCAGATTGATCTCAGGTGTGCAGGATGACAACACACCAGAGAGAGGTGAGTCTGGCGCCATCTGGTGGCTAGATGGTGAGACGCGCAGCAAGCAGACTCCCACcaggaaaacaaagaaccaCGGAACACAACAGTTACAGTATCACTTTATTTtggcccccaaaaatattttagccccataaaagaatttcagtccccaaaatatatttttttacaattttaccaatttaaaaataaattggatttttttaagaatgacaaattttttaataacttaattttttattttaaatttagtttgttttttgtcattttgaatccacaaaatacttttttggggccagaataaagttttgcacaaatgacacacctgcaaatcagtgtgactcctgctgttgtttttgggagaccagttcagagaggcgtggcttcacctgggcaagtgcatcttcagagcaaagtctgttcattttcttctttttttgctcgacatatttagtatggattaaaattaagaaagaaaccacgtgacgtacaactacgacagccgctgatactgcgcgcactaaattccccgcagcGCTGATTGGCCCTGTtaacatgatcctctgcagccAGTTGGCCAAGCGGGGCGTCATCACGACTTTACCCAGTGAGTCTTTACCTCCGCGGGCAGggctccgccgaacccctgagaccgactcaccgaacccctggggttcgatcgaacccaggttaagaCCCTGGtctggagtatatgcaaattgcagttataaaaactgcagcgtaggactttgtaaatattaactttCAATCATTCTcaaacatttggccatgactgtataTGTATGGGGAGAGGCGGTGGGGTCAAAGGGCGGGGGGCGCAGAATCAATGCTGTTCCTCATTACTGATCATTTCATGCATCCAGctgttaaatacaaaaatgccGACTAGAAAAATTTCCACATGgtttttgcgccccctctagtgcagcgcccctctGCTTACAGTGCATACCCACTTTTATCGCCACTGGTTTTATGACACGTCTCCAACCTTTCTCACAGGTTTAAAGCTCAGTTTTCCAAATGTTGACAGTGGGGGCTTTAATCCTCTTCATTACTGCTACCAGGATCTTTCTGTGGTGGTGGATCCAGAGTGTTGTTGATGAATGAAGACGAAACCAAACATCTgatcttttccagcagcaaaTAAGACACTCTGGAGGAAAAGTTTCTGCTCAATAGACGACCAAACAtacaatttatcacaataatgaTTAGAAAACTTTCAACATTTCTCTGTAATCAAGTTTCTTTATTGAAGAAGTCCAAAGAGACAGAACTACAGACATTTTTCTgatctaaatctaaaaatatgagagagaagaaaacatcaATGATGATTTgatgtttcaggttttttggATCACAATATAGAAAACAGAAGCAAGTTCAGATCACTTTGATCTCAACTgatttaataacaaataaaacatcgAAATACATGgataaaaaactgaaaggaaaacCATTAGAGTCCAGAGAAGTTTAGATTTTCATGAATTATTTCTGTCAtgagaatgaaataaatgatcagCAGTGATTTCCTTTATGGCTCCTGTAACACAAAGAACTAAACCGGAAAAAAAGAAGATCagaacagcagagcagagacatCAGAACCATGAACCCTGATCAACAATctgagaggaaagaggaaatcTATCTGGGTTTACAGAACTCTGCTGAGGATCCAGTGTCATAAATCAAAACTCCAGCCAGTAGCGGTTCAGTGAatctggtctggactctgtggaggagagtcatggtttcagagacgctgtagaaggacagaatacctgctctgtgatccaggtacactccgactctggaggaaactggacctgagatGGAGGTTGGAATGTTGTTGTGCCAAAATTTACTCTTGTTTTGATAAGAATCTAATGCCCAAGATTTATCATTATTCCAACAATACATTCTACCCGATCCTGCTCTGCTGATACTATTGTATGCGACTGCTACATAAACTAACCCGCTCCCTtcaacctcccagtaacaaggtccagtcagactctctctACTCAGAACCTGAGGATAATCAGTGAATCTGTCTGGGTGACTAGAATAAGACTGATTTCTATTCATCcatgtcaccttcctgttcccCTCTGATAGTCTCAGCCATGTATTTGCTGTGTTTGGATCCAGAGTGATTTCACATGAATATCTTAAGAATCcagctctgctctttggttctggttctgacaatagaacatccacctcagtgaccatcagtgagatgtttgtccatgagtctctcaggacgtcctgtagtttgtctctgagctctgacacagctgctgtcacgtcctcaaagtgtctcagaggacggatgttgatgctggatgatgagtgtgtagactcactgagtgctggcagtgaggggtagttgaggagaaactggttgtgatcctctgtgtgtgagagctgctccagctcagcgtctttcctcttcagctcagtgatctcctgctccagcttctcctgaacatctttgactcgactcacttcagtttcctgctgggatctgatctgctgcttcacctcagagcttcttttctggaggagacggatcagctgggtgaagatcttctcactgtcctccactgttttatcagcagagcgattgatggcctccacctcctgttgaagcagcttcacatctttctcctggtcctggattctctgctggatgtttcctcgtctctcctccagctctctctgcctctcagtcctttctgctgcagctgacacTGTTTCATGGCCTTTATGTTCATCCATAGTGCAGAGATAGCAGATACACTTCTGATCTGTGCGGCAGAAgatcttcatcacctcatcatgcttagagcagatgttctcctggaggttcttggacggctccaccagcttgtgtttcttGAATGCAGCTGAATCAAATGAGGCTGAAGGTGTTTCTCTCACAGAAAGAGGCCAGACAGAATAAACATGACTTgatggctttcagttttctccCAGTGCAGGAATCACAGGCcacatcttcaggtccagcatagcagtggtcagcaggagcagcttggagtccagtcttcttcagctgctccactaAAGCTGCTAGCATGGTTTTTTCTGCAGGTCAGGCTTTGTGTGAAGGTTTTCCTGCACTGAGGACAGTggtagttttcctttttctcaccTTCATCCCAGAAGTTTGTAATGCAGTTCATAcagtagctgtgtccacagGAAGTCGTCACTGGATCTTTCAGTAGATCCAGACAGATGGAACAGGAGAAAGTTTCTTGATCCAGCTGAACCGCCTGctgctccatttctgctctcAGTAGCACTGACTGTTAGTTTCATTTCCCGAGAATAGAAACAAGCTCGAGTTGTGATCCACCAATCACATGTCAGGGCAGAGaggctgcagccaatcagcctccagcttcagcagctgctggttcCACCCAGACTCAGTGTGTGTGAGACCAGGAAGAGGAGCGCTCTGaaagcaataatattttaagCTGAAACATCTTCACAACAgttttctgttcaaaataaCTGACTGAGTCTCTTAAACTCAGGTTGCTAACATGTTAGCTCTCTGCAGCTTCagagaataaaatgaaagaatcaTTCTTGCTGAAGAAACTAGATGTGTTTGGTGGTTAAGGGAAAATATGCTTCCTGTTTCCTAACTGCTCTGTAATGACAACAGACTGCAGAGAGTCCAATGTTTGCATCGTGTTCATATCAGTTTGTAATCCGTCTTTTTATAAAgctgtaaaactttaacaaaacagcATTTAGTAGTTCTACTGCCAGATATGAGACAGAGGTCTATTTCTGCATTTAGTTTTCAGAGAATCATTTAATTCAAGGTTCAACATCTGACTGGTTCTTCTGGGTTTTATGCACAACTACATTCTTTCTGAGGTAAATGCAAACATGTCATCACATGTTTAATATGTCCATAAAGCTTGCCTTATTcatgcatttataaaatatagtaATTAAATTCAGCCCATCATGgtatttaggtttttgttgCCTCCCTAATGTAATTGTTCCTCCCTGATGTCATCACTTGTCTCCTCTACAACAGATACTGACCTCATGTCTGTCTCCTTCAACCCTCGTCTTTGGCGCCTCCACTAAGTCACATGGTCAGAAAAGCATTATACATTAGTTGTAAAAGTTAATGATCTTAATACAGTTTTTaagaataatgtttaaaaattattgcTTGGGATTAAGTAGCTGTTCCCTCACTTCCACCTGATATCAGACCAACCTGTTGCCTTCCTCTGTCTGTACTAgatcttctcttcttctctctctcatcCTCACTGCTGAATGACattaatttgtgttaaataggtttaaaaaaatagcagtcaaaccacataaaaatgatctttaatttaaataatattcttGTTGAATAACAGCTACTGACTGGACTCTGCATCTGATCTGACTTATCAGATACATCACAGCACCACTGTAGAAATATTGAGtaaagacatttaaactcaAGTGTCTCCCTGCCAAGTCCTAGAACAAGGGTCACCAACGTTTTGGAGTCTAAGGGCTTTAGTGACACTCAGGACtaatttgtttgatttacacataaacttgtacaattcgtctttaattaaagtatcaataataataaatgtacatactgtatgtgtgaaTGATTTGCTGCCTACAGGGCAATTAAAaaggaatgaaacaaaaacagggcagtattttatcatttaatatataattgagccaaagagccacttctgttagcctgtgtctAGAGCCGCCTgtgggctgcaggtctgaggctttttgttagtGTCATGATTCCAGCCCTTCAGCTCTGCCTTGGCTGTGCTCATTGCTCATTGCCCTCACCTGCACTGAGCTGGTTCctatttaaacagctgctcgtCACCAGCTCAGTGCGAGATCGTCTGTTGCCACTGTCACAGCTTTCAAGCCTTGTCTCATGTTTCAAAGcgttttctggtttctgatcctgcctgtttttgacCACAGATTTTTGCCTAATCCTTCTGCTGTTGAAAGTCCTGTTGCTGACCCCTGCCTGTCTCTGACCCTGCCTCCTGCCTTCTGGATTCTGGATTTTCACTGCCTGAGACCCTCCTGTGCATGACCCTGGACCATTTCACGACTCAGCCTCAGGTTGGTGGATTTTGTGCCTGTCGTCTGTTTGTCCCCTGAGACCCCCACAGATCTCCCCTTGTCCATTCACCCTCCCCTCCCCCCGCTGGACTCCTGACCCCTGTGGATTCCTCGTCCCTGACCCACTAGTGTGACCACATCCTTCTACaccatttactttagtaataaaAGTTTTTGGTTAACCGTCCTCTTGTTGTGGCTGCGTTTTGGGTTCTGGCTGATACTGCTTTTACCATTACAGTTAGcatgttttccttcattcttATAGCTTGATAGGAGGTCAGGttatccaaactggcaacccacattaataaaataatagtgaaataatattgaccacgaaacactgtatttataaaagatgtcaacatttttcctacacAGAAAGCCCTAACAAactaatgtagaaaaataaacggtttctcttcacaatatttatttatttaacaataatctattagtatgatttgttctttaaattgccatttatattatgttttggtctcaggagatgattgagggatgaagagactctgatgtctggttctgtAGGTTCTGATGGgcctgcggttcctctcctgatccgtTCTGTCTGATTTCATTCAGCGCTCCGTGCGTCACTGAATGTCGccgacacattttctttttaaatttcttctaTTTAACTTCACTGACATCGTTCAGCCTGGGATGTGCGTCTTCCTCCTCACGTCTGTATTTCTGCCAGAGGTTTTGCTTCTAAGGACGGTGGAGAATCGGTGGacgttttaaaaagacgcgggttTATAGCAGCTCACCGCGGCTGCGTCGTGTCCGTCTCtaggtaaccatgacaacacCGTCCGGGGTCCTATTTAGCT
This genomic stretch from Xiphophorus maculatus strain JP 163 A unplaced genomic scaffold, X_maculatus-5.0-male Unplaced_Scaffold_BN225, whole genome shotgun sequence harbors:
- the LOC111607988 gene encoding LOW QUALITY PROTEIN: tripartite motif-containing protein 29-like (The sequence of the model RefSeq protein was modified relative to this genomic sequence to represent the inferred CDS: inserted 2 bases in 1 codon); amino-acid sequence: MLAALVEQLKKTGLQAAPADHCYAGPEDVACDSCTGRKLKAIKSCLFCLASFCEXETPSASFDSAAFKKHKLVEPSKNLQENICSKHDEVMKIFCRTDQKCICYLCTMDEHKGHETVSAAAERTERQRELEERRGNIQQRIQDQEKDVKLLQQEVEAINRSADKTVEDSEKIFTQLIRLLQKRSSEVKQQIRSQQETEVSRVKDVQEKLEQEITELKRKDAELEQ